Proteins from a genomic interval of Gemmatimonadota bacterium:
- a CDS encoding nucleotidyltransferase family protein has protein sequence MNARIEIPGDEIAEFCRRNHIQRLALFGSVLRDDFTPESDVDVLVAFEPQVSIGFSFITIQDELSEILGRRVDMHTFRGVEDSRNWLLREEILNSAEAIYEQA, from the coding sequence GTGAACGCGAGAATCGAGATACCAGGAGACGAGATTGCTGAGTTCTGTCGGCGCAATCATATTCAGCGCCTGGCACTGTTCGGATCGGTGCTAAGAGACGATTTTACGCCTGAGAGCGATGTAGATGTTCTGGTGGCGTTTGAGCCGCAGGTAAGTATCGGGTTTTCGTTTATCACTATACAGGACGAGTTGTCAGAGATACTTGGCCGAAGAGTGGATATGCATACCTTCAGAGGAGTTGAAGATAGTCGCAACTGGTTGCTTCGAGAGGAAATACTCAATTCAGCGGAGGCTATCTATGAGCAAGCTTGA
- the nfsA gene encoding oxygen-insensitive NADPH nitroreductase codes for MSNSTIDVLMSHRSIRRFEDRPLPDGVLESLIRCGQQASTSSNLQAYTVIHVADPERKKKLAELCADQVQIHQSAAFLTFCADLHRDRMANQMHGVERFDGDYVEALMIATVDVALMMQNVAIAAESMGLGICMIGAMRNNPKAVGELLGLPPYVVAVSGFCIGYPAQEPEVKPRLPVDAVLHRERYLDDETHCAIMKDYDEKMVAFYASQGMHEGDQRWTTVVGGRTGQFHVREELDEFLTAQGFKLRR; via the coding sequence ATGTCGAATTCCACGATTGATGTGTTGATGTCGCACAGGAGTATTCGAAGGTTTGAAGATCGGCCATTGCCCGATGGGGTGTTGGAGAGTCTGATTCGGTGCGGGCAGCAGGCGAGTACGTCGAGCAATTTACAGGCTTATACGGTGATTCATGTGGCTGATCCCGAGCGAAAAAAGAAGTTGGCCGAGTTGTGTGCCGATCAGGTGCAGATTCATCAGAGTGCGGCATTTTTGACTTTTTGTGCGGATTTGCATCGGGATCGGATGGCGAATCAGATGCACGGGGTTGAGCGGTTTGATGGGGATTATGTGGAGGCGTTGATGATTGCGACGGTGGATGTTGCGCTGATGATGCAGAATGTGGCGATTGCAGCAGAGTCTATGGGGTTGGGTATTTGTATGATTGGGGCAATGCGGAATAATCCAAAGGCTGTGGGTGAGTTGCTCGGTTTGCCGCCTTATGTTGTGGCTGTGTCGGGTTTTTGTATTGGGTATCCAGCGCAGGAGCCAGAGGTGAAACCGCGCTTGCCTGTCGATGCAGTGTTGCATCGGGAGCGTTATCTGGATGATGAGACGCATTGCGCGATTATGAAGGATTACGATGAGAAGATGGTGGCGTTTTATGCGTCACAGGGGATGCACGAAGGAGACCAGCGCTGGACGACGGTGGTGGGAGGACGCACCGGACAATTTCATGTGCGAGAGGAACTGGACGAGTTTCTAACGGCGCAAGGGTTTAAGTTGCGGCGATAG
- a CDS encoding DGQHR domain-containing protein, translating to MTNESNRKPVPALKVRQWLANWDEIHWDPDENRAEPRHWFYQFSMAAADLKALSGVYARTTDRTTASEDMGIQRRHERGRSEEIQRFVKFGYPWSVLSEAKRNSGNFEDLRQPGWLPTSIVVNILTPEDKRRGQSVSTSDLVEIEDGDNGVASVLLPESFNSKNWKPENIPPIEVIDGQHRLWAFETQELEGDYELPVVAFVGLDLSWQAYLFYTINIKPKKINASLAFDLYPLLRTEEWLSKFEGHAIYRETRAQELVDSLYSHPESPWHRRINMLGESGSRGLMVTQAAWVRSLLASFIKTWEGPRVQIGGLFGSTVGRDETVLPWNFGDQSAFLIVMGQMIQKAIAGRHDPWIEALRGQEFPSLFQETGDFPDLAFFGQNTLMNQDQGIRTLLQVVNDLCFVRADELKLSDWGGEQEEEERQAQTTVSIRSLRQKKEIIDFLKELSDSLATYDWRASSGPGLTEEERTRKAAFRGSGGYKELRKDVLEHLLNGRGPVALNGQGPVAQSAREVLLRLGY from the coding sequence ATGACTAACGAATCAAACAGAAAGCCGGTTCCTGCCCTTAAAGTGCGGCAATGGCTTGCAAATTGGGATGAGATCCATTGGGACCCAGACGAGAACCGAGCCGAGCCCCGGCACTGGTTCTATCAGTTTAGCATGGCCGCGGCTGATTTGAAAGCTCTCAGCGGTGTCTATGCTCGAACCACTGATCGAACTACGGCATCCGAAGATATGGGGATTCAGCGACGCCATGAGAGAGGGCGTTCAGAAGAGATACAAAGATTTGTGAAATTCGGCTATCCCTGGTCTGTACTTAGTGAGGCAAAAAGAAATTCAGGAAATTTTGAGGACCTTCGCCAACCTGGCTGGCTACCTACGTCTATCGTTGTCAACATCTTGACTCCTGAGGACAAGAGACGTGGTCAGTCAGTCTCAACATCCGATCTCGTCGAGATTGAGGATGGTGACAATGGCGTAGCGAGTGTCTTGTTACCTGAGTCATTTAACTCTAAGAACTGGAAACCTGAAAATATCCCTCCCATTGAGGTAATCGACGGCCAGCATCGACTATGGGCCTTCGAGACCCAAGAACTTGAAGGCGATTATGAGTTGCCTGTTGTTGCGTTCGTTGGTCTGGACCTTAGCTGGCAGGCTTATCTTTTTTATACTATTAATATCAAACCCAAAAAAATCAATGCCAGCTTGGCTTTTGATCTCTATCCGCTATTAAGAACAGAAGAATGGTTAAGTAAGTTTGAAGGTCACGCGATATATCGGGAAACGAGGGCTCAAGAGCTTGTGGATTCACTCTATTCTCATCCCGAAAGTCCTTGGCACCGACGTATAAACATGCTGGGCGAAAGCGGCAGTAGGGGGCTCATGGTCACTCAAGCTGCTTGGGTACGCTCCCTCTTGGCCTCATTTATCAAAACCTGGGAAGGGCCTCGGGTGCAGATTGGCGGCCTTTTTGGCTCCACTGTTGGTAGGGATGAAACCGTACTACCTTGGAATTTCGGAGACCAGTCGGCTTTTTTGATCGTAATGGGCCAAATGATACAGAAGGCAATTGCTGGGAGACATGACCCATGGATTGAAGCTTTGCGTGGACAGGAGTTTCCAAGCCTATTCCAAGAAACCGGAGATTTTCCTGATCTTGCCTTTTTTGGACAGAATACACTCATGAATCAGGATCAAGGCATTCGTACACTTCTACAGGTTGTGAACGACTTGTGCTTTGTACGAGCCGATGAGCTCAAACTTTCCGATTGGGGAGGAGAGCAAGAAGAGGAAGAACGTCAAGCTCAGACCACGGTCAGTATCCGTTCTTTAAGACAAAAAAAAGAAATCATAGATTTTCTAAAGGAGTTATCTGATAGCTTGGCGACCTATGACTGGCGTGCGTCAAGTGGCCCTGGGTTGACAGAGGAGGAAAGAACGCGCAAAGCAGCTTTTCGAGGAAGTGGCGGATATAAAGAATTGCGTAAAGATGTCCTCGAACATCTTTTAAATGGTCGAGGACCAGTCGCACTAAACGGTCAAGGTCCAGTCGCACAGTCTGCGCGTGAGGTTCTGCTAAGGTTAGGGTATTAG
- a CDS encoding Fic family protein, giving the protein MSNVIEEIDRLKRELDALRPLPSDVLGRIEQKLRIESNYHSNAVEGNSLTLGETRSLILHGLTARGKPMRDHLDIEGHDEAIKAMEDAVKRNESLNEVFIRNLHKVLLKEPYENDAITPDGQPIKRRIAIGEYKTQPNNVRTSTGEIYYFTPPDQVKPAMGDLIDWYRGQEDEGEHPIIIAATFHYRFSRIHPFDDGNGRMARLLMNMILIKHGYTVAVVPVEERGQYIGMLEQADKTEDLAEFITYIAQCCKYALNLHLKAARGEDIEDVEDIDKEIAIFKRSLEKVTNNAIGARVYADKVLYPFFLYCKEKIEQFSYMFWHVHTDDDARCQVLMTNNKGAFLPLEDHNEAWPELALYISTSISFELYDFHGARKANFAFRIHNEVKTSGCIWKFDSQFFGFDNDDKGDTDEYQKEYAGQDLKELKKMFNEMIRFMMNKLSEQSND; this is encoded by the coding sequence ATGAGCAATGTCATTGAAGAAATTGATCGGCTGAAAAGAGAGCTGGACGCATTGCGCCCATTGCCTTCCGATGTTCTCGGGCGGATAGAGCAAAAGCTCCGAATTGAGTCGAACTACCACTCCAATGCCGTAGAAGGCAATAGTCTGACGCTCGGAGAAACGAGAAGTCTGATTCTCCATGGGCTTACTGCCCGTGGGAAGCCTATGCGCGATCATCTGGACATTGAGGGGCATGATGAGGCGATAAAGGCGATGGAGGATGCAGTAAAAAGAAATGAATCGCTTAATGAGGTCTTTATCCGAAATCTCCATAAAGTGTTGTTGAAGGAACCTTACGAAAACGACGCGATAACGCCAGATGGGCAGCCCATCAAACGACGCATTGCCATTGGAGAGTATAAGACACAGCCCAATAATGTGCGAACTTCTACGGGAGAAATTTATTATTTTACGCCGCCGGATCAGGTGAAACCGGCGATGGGCGATCTCATAGATTGGTATAGAGGACAAGAGGATGAGGGTGAGCATCCGATTATTATAGCCGCCACGTTTCACTACCGTTTTAGCCGTATTCATCCTTTTGACGATGGTAATGGTCGCATGGCGCGGCTTTTGATGAATATGATTTTGATCAAGCACGGGTACACAGTGGCTGTAGTCCCCGTTGAGGAGAGAGGTCAATACATCGGGATGCTGGAGCAAGCGGATAAGACCGAAGATTTGGCGGAGTTTATCACCTATATTGCACAGTGTTGCAAATATGCCCTGAATCTGCATCTAAAAGCTGCTCGCGGAGAGGATATTGAAGATGTGGAGGATATAGATAAAGAGATCGCAATATTCAAACGTTCTTTGGAAAAGGTTACAAACAACGCAATCGGAGCAAGAGTATATGCGGATAAGGTGTTGTATCCATTTTTTTTGTATTGTAAAGAAAAGATAGAGCAGTTTTCCTATATGTTCTGGCATGTTCATACAGATGATGATGCTCGTTGTCAGGTGCTAATGACCAACAATAAAGGGGCTTTTTTGCCATTAGAAGATCATAATGAAGCATGGCCAGAACTCGCGCTTTATATTTCTACTAGTATCTCATTTGAGTTATACGATTTTCATGGGGCACGGAAGGCCAATTTTGCTTTCAGAATTCACAATGAAGTAAAAACAAGTGGTTGCATCTGGAAATTCGATTCTCAGTTTTTTGGTTTTGATAATGATGATAAAGGTGATACTGATGAATATCAAAAAGAATATGCAGGACAAGATTTGAAGGAACTCAAGAAGATGTTTAACGAAATGATAAGGTTTATGATGAATAAGCTATCAGAGCAATCTAATGACTGA
- a CDS encoding BNR-4 repeat-containing protein, with translation MTLTLNQKDTGYRGIWYYNQPSGDEYVYKYSGGLGTYCAKHRPFAVYRPEVEKTFFCYGGTPLDAHLKHTEEDLNGDSSFSRNRSGFLLHMISYFDHKTRQVPRPTILLDKNTADAHDNPVISIDDNGYIWIFSTAHGLSRPSYIHRSAKPYAIDEFEQIDATYRFNGEEQPMDNFSYMQAWHLPGRGFINFVTRYKDPADRTLFFMTSPNGVKWSEWTRLSAIEKGHYQISICSSQKAVTAFNYHPDPHGLNWRTNLYYLETPDFGQTWQNAAGEPVEVPLTIPHNNALVRDYEAEGLKVYLKDIRLDPQGKPVILVITSKGYESGPENDPRTWTLLQWTGSDWHAHPITTSDSNYDMGSLYLETDGTWRVIAPTETGPQPYNPGGEMAMWERSEQTWTRVVQLTQNSTRNHTYARSPVNAHPDFYALWADGNARRASKSCLYFCDKKGNVYQLPETMERDFEHPISL, from the coding sequence ATGACTCTCACCTTAAACCAAAAAGACACGGGCTACCGCGGAATATGGTATTACAATCAGCCATCCGGCGATGAATACGTGTACAAATACAGCGGCGGATTGGGCACGTACTGTGCCAAACATCGCCCCTTTGCCGTGTACCGTCCCGAAGTCGAAAAAACCTTCTTCTGTTATGGCGGCACACCCCTTGACGCACACCTCAAACACACCGAAGAAGACCTCAATGGCGACAGCTCGTTTTCGCGCAATCGCAGCGGCTTTCTCCTGCACATGATCTCCTACTTCGACCACAAAACCCGACAAGTACCCCGCCCCACCATCCTCCTCGACAAAAACACAGCCGATGCCCACGACAACCCCGTCATATCCATAGACGACAACGGCTATATCTGGATCTTCTCAACCGCACACGGCTTATCGCGCCCCTCGTATATCCACCGAAGCGCAAAACCCTACGCCATTGACGAATTTGAACAAATTGACGCAACCTATCGCTTCAATGGCGAAGAACAGCCCATGGATAACTTCTCCTACATGCAGGCCTGGCACTTACCCGGTCGCGGCTTCATCAACTTTGTCACCCGCTACAAAGATCCGGCTGACCGCACCCTCTTCTTCATGACCAGCCCAAACGGCGTCAAATGGTCCGAATGGACGCGCCTATCCGCCATCGAAAAGGGACACTATCAAATCAGCATCTGCTCCAGCCAAAAAGCTGTCACAGCCTTCAACTACCATCCCGACCCTCACGGTCTCAACTGGCGCACCAACCTCTACTACCTCGAAACCCCCGACTTTGGGCAAACCTGGCAAAATGCAGCCGGAGAACCCGTTGAAGTTCCGCTCACAATTCCACACAATAACGCCCTCGTGCGCGACTACGAAGCAGAAGGTTTAAAAGTCTATCTCAAAGACATTCGCCTCGACCCACAGGGCAAACCCGTCATCCTCGTCATCACCAGCAAAGGTTATGAATCGGGTCCGGAAAATGACCCGCGCACCTGGACCCTATTGCAATGGACGGGAAGCGACTGGCACGCCCACCCCATCACCACATCCGACAGCAACTACGACATGGGGTCCCTCTACCTCGAAACCGACGGCACCTGGCGCGTCATCGCCCCCACAGAAACCGGACCACAACCCTACAATCCCGGCGGAGAAATGGCGATGTGGGAACGCAGTGAACAAACGTGGACGCGCGTCGTACAACTCACGCAAAACAGCACCCGCAACCACACCTATGCCCGAAGCCCCGTCAATGCACATCCCGACTTCTACGCCCTTTGGGCCGACGGCAATGCGCGCCGTGCATCCAAATCCTGCCTTTACTTCTGCGACAAAAAAGGCAACGTCTATCAACTCCCCGAAACAATGGAAAGAGATTTCGAGCACCCAATTTCCCTATAA